One window from the genome of Nicotiana tomentosiformis chromosome 5, ASM39032v3, whole genome shotgun sequence encodes:
- the LOC104108180 gene encoding GDSL esterase/lipase At5g03610-like: protein MENKACFIWCLCLFTYMTIFPAVDMFDLKVDTVKRHNGKHKLFVFGDSYVDTGNWPTSMSSSWKEPYGLTYPGSPSGRFSDGLVLTDFIASFLGIRSPLPYTKKGSDGKSSVKDGVNFAYGGTGVFNTFVNQPNMTTQINYFQQLIQEEEVYTKKEMSSSIALVSVAGNDYATFLTKNGNNMDDLGDIAKSIISQLELNLRRIHGLGVSKIGITAMEPIGCLPRMTAASSYENCSDSANSLSRFHNEILHQTIEKLNNQTGKPVYVILDLYNAFISALDIQQNHPGNSNFENPLKPCCLGTSSEYSCGDKKGMRKNYVLCRNPELSFFWDVIHPSQQGWFAVFSALMPSLRSLL from the exons ATGGAAAACAAAGCTTGCTTCATCTGGTGCTTATGTCTCTTCACTTACATGACCATTTTTCCGGCAG TGGACATGTTTGATCTGAAGGTTGATACTGTCAAAAGACACAATGGGAAACATAAGCTGTTTGTTTTCGGAGACTCGTACGTAGATACAGGGAATTGGCCAACATCTATGTCTAGTTCTTGGAAAGAACCTTATGGTCTCACTTACCCTGGTTCTCCTTCTGGCAGATTTTCCGACGGCCTCGTTCTCACTGATTTTATTG CTTCATTCCTTGGCATAAGATCACCTTTACCTTATACTAAGAAGGGATCTGATGGGAAATCATCAGTAAAAGATGGAGTGAATTTTGCATATGGAGGCACAGGTGTATTTAACACTTTTGTTAACCAACCAAATATGACAACACAAATAAATTATTTTCAGCAGCTAATTCAAGAAGAAGAGGTGTATACAAAAAAGGAAATGAGTTCCTCCATTGCTCTTGTGTCTGTGGCAGGCAATGATTATGCTACTTTCTTGACCAAAAATGGCAACAATATGGAC GACTTGGGCGATATAGCTAAATCAATAATAAGTCAGCTAGAATTAAACCTTAGACGCATACATGGATTAGGAGTTTCTAAAATTGGCATCACAGCAATGGAACCCATAGGATGTTTGCCAAGAATGACTGCTGCTTCTTCTTATGAGAATTGCAGTGATTCTGCAAATTCTCTCTCAAGATTTCACAATGAAATTCTGCATCAAACTATAGAGAAGCTCAATAATCAAACTGGTAAACCAGTTTACGTCATTCTTGATCTCTACAATGCCTTCATTTCTGCCTTGGACATACAGCAAAACCATCCAG gAAATTCAAACTTTGAGAATCCACTGAAACCATGTTGCTTGGGAACGAGCAGTGAATATTCATGTGGAGACAAGAAGGGAATGAGGAAAAATTACGTCTTATGTCGAAATCCAGAGCTTTCATTCTTTTGGGATGTCATTCATCCTTCTCAGCAAGGCTGGTTTGCTGTTTTTTCTGCTCTAATGCCTTCTCTACGTTCCCTACTGTAA
- the LOC104108179 gene encoding protein SUPPRESSOR OF K(+) TRANSPORT GROWTH DEFECT 1-like: protein MYSNFKEQAVAYVKQAVEEDNAGNYAKAFSLYMNALEYFKTHLKYEKNPKIKEAITQKFVEYLRRAEEIRAVLDEGGGGPPASNGDAAVASRAKSKPKNGGAEGDDAENVKLRAGLNSAIIREKPNVKWNDVAGLESAKQALQEAVILPVKFPQFFTGKRRPWRAFLLYGPPGTGKSYLAKAVATEADSTFFSVSSSDLVSKWMGESEKLVSNLFQMARESSPSIVFIDEIDSLCGQRGEGSESEASRRIKTELLVQMQGVGHDDDKKVLVLAATNTPYSLDQAIRRRFDKRIYIPLPDLKARQHMFKVHLGDTPHNLTESDFEQLARKTEGFSGSDISVCVNEVLFEPVRKTQDAEFFIKTRDGLWVPCGPRQPGAIQTNMQELAAKGLASKITPPPISIRDFDRVLWKQKPTVSKADLEVHERFTKEFGEEG from the exons ATGTATAGCAATTTCAAGGAGCAGGCAGTAGCGTATGTGAAGCAAGCAGTTGAGGAAGATAACGCTGGAAATTATGCAAAGGCGTTCTCACTGTATATGAATGCTTTGGAGTATTTTAAAACACATTTGAAGTATGAGAAGAATCCCAAGATTAAGGAAGCGATTACGCAGAAGTTTGTGGAGTATTTGAGGAGGGCTGAGGAGATTCGTGCTGTTCTAGACGAGGGAGGAGGTGGGCCACCAGCATCCAATGGAGATGCTGCTGTTGCGTCTCGTGCAAAGTCAAAGCCAAAGAATGGAGGAGCAGAGGGTGATGATGCAGAGAATGTAAAGTTAAGAGCTGGACTTAATTCCGCTATTATAAGGGAAAAGCCTAACGTGAAGTGGAACGACGTAGCAGGGCTTGAGAGTGCCAAGCAGGCATTGCAGGAGGCTGTTATACTGCCGGTTAAGTTTCCTCAGTTTTTCACTG GCAAGCGTCGACCGTGGAGAGCCTTTTTGTTATATGGCCCGCCTGGAACAGGAAAGTCATACCTAGCAAAAGCTGTTGCTACAGAAGCTGATTCTACCTTTTTCAG TGTTTCTTCGTCAGACCTTGTTTCAAAGTGGATGGGTGAAAGTGAAAAACTTGTGTCAAATCTATTCCAAATGGCCCGAGAAAGTTCTCCTTCAATAGTATTCATAGACGAAATTGATTCCTTATGTGGCCAAAGAGGTGAGGGTAGTGAGAGTGAAGCATCGAGACGTATCAAAACTGAGCTTCTCGTACAGATGCAG GGTGTAGGGCATGATGATGACAAAAAAGTTCTTGTTCTTGCAGCGACAAACACTCCCTACTCATTAGACCAG GCTATTAGGCGGAGATTTGACAAAAGAATTTACATCCCCCTACCAGATTTGAAGGCAAGGCAGCACATGTTCAAG GTACATTTAGGAGATACCCCTCACAACTTGACAGAAAGTGATTTTGAGCAACTAGCTCGGAAAACAGAAGGTTTTTCAGGTTCAGACATTTCTGTATGT GTAAACGAAGTCTTGTTTGAACCTGTACGTAAAACTCAAGACGCTGAGTTTTTCATTAAGACCCGTGATGGGTTGTGGGTGCCTTGTGGGCCCAGACAACCAGGTGCCATTCAGACTAATATGCAGGAGCTTGCTGCAAAAGGCCTGGCCTCAAAG ATAACACCACCGCCAATCAGCATAAGAGATTTTGACAGAGTGCTATGGAAACAGAAGCCAACAGTAAGCAAAGCAGATCTTGAGGTGCACGAGAGATTCACGAAGGAGTTCGGTGAGGAAGGATGA